Proteins found in one Neurospora crassa OR74A linkage group II, whole genome shotgun sequence genomic segment:
- a CDS encoding transcription factor TFIIH subunit Tfb4 has product MTVQDAVDASEHYEIYNTDDIPSLYTIIIDTNPRAWAALNDVLPLTKALANILIFVNSHLAFNNSNQVALIASHTNRAVWLYPTAPDQNPGRHPQNPNEDIEMRDASFTSKQQSPPPANKYPLFAQIERSLLSSLRSLITDTTTEDITSTTTTQISGALTLALAHINKTALLFAPSNSATGPTPSSAGGKSSVSTTSGAGPGGGNAASLPGIGGGGLAGLHARILVVSVSDSSPSQYIPTMNAVFAAAHARIAIDTLALRGSATFLQQASYITRGTFIRAQEPRGLLQYLMFGFGSGSAPQGLAAAGNQRSQQQHGGHKGKEDKASEKALGAAAKGGAKHGGQKFLGSNASVADLLVTPSADSVDFRAACFCHRNVIDTGFVCSICLSIFCEVPEGGECLTCGTKLALGNYGRKLPVLPSKAAAPPGGGQANGKGTMLK; this is encoded by the coding sequence ATGACGGTCCAGGACGCCGTCGACGCCTCCGAACACTACGAAATCTACAACACCGATGATATCCCCTCCCTTTATACCATAATCATCGACACCAACCCACGCGCCTGGGCCGCCCTGAACGATGTCCTCCCACTCACGAAAGCGCTCGCCAACATTCTAATATTTGTCAACTCCCACTTAGCCTTCAATAACTCCAACCAAGTAGCTCTCATAGCATCACACACGAACCGGGCAGTATGGCTCTACCCAACAGCACCCGACCAGAACCCCGGCCGACACCCGCAAAATCCAAACGAAGACATCGAAATGCGCGACGCCTCCTTCACAAGTAAACAACAATCTCCACCGCCCGCAAACAAATACCCCCTCTTCGCCCAAATCGAgcgctccctcctctcctccctgcGATCTCTCATAACCGACACCACAACCGAGGACATCACCTctacaaccaccacccagaTTTCCGGCGCCTTGACCCTCGCCCTCGCGCACATCAACAAAACCGCCCTCCTCTTCGCCCCCTCCAACTCCGCCACCGGCccaaccccctcctccgcagGCGGCAAGTCCTCCGTCTCCACAACCTCCGGCGCCGGCCCAGGCGGCGGCAACGCAGCCTCCCTCCCTGGCAtcggcggtggcggcctGGCAGGCCTGCACGCCCGCATCCTGGTGGTCAGCGTAAGCGACAGCTCCCCCTCGCAGTACATCCCTACCATGAATGCTGTGTTCGCGGCGGCGCACGCGCGCATTGCCATCGACACGCTGGCGCTGCGGGGTAGTGCAACGTTCTTGCAGCAGGCGAGCTATATTACGCGCGGCACGTTTATACGGGCGCAGGAGCCGAGGGGACTATTGCAGTACTTGATGTTTGGGTTTGGAAGCGGGAGCGCGCCACaggggttggcggcggcagggAACCAGCGgtctcagcagcagcatgggGGACATAAGGGGAAAGAGGACAAGGCGAGCGAGAAGGCCCTTGGCGCCGCGGCCAAGGGAGGGGCCAAGCATGGAGGCCAGAAGTTTCTGGGGAGTAATGCTAGCGTGGCGGATCTGTTGGTCACCCCTAGTGCGGACTCGGTGGATTTCCGGGCGGCGTGTTTCTGTCATCGGAACGTGATTGATACGGGGTTTGTGTGCAGTATCTGCTTGAGCATTTTTTGCGAGGTGCCCGAGGGTGGGGAGTGTTTGACATGCGGCACCAAGTTAGCGTTGGGGAATTACGGGAGGAAGTTACCTGTGCTGCCTTCaaaggctgctgctcctcctggaGGGGGGCAGGCGAATGGGAAAGGGACGATGCTGAAATAA
- a CDS encoding WD domain-containing protein, whose translation MGNDNSNRGSRAFVPGPTGTMTFHTPFPLLQEAQRQYHVCGSPYESPHSSSDSGYGSAPPTPITPHKKRTLIEADYLWRLGDRNLSDQENFSESDDKNTSDQEYKLEAYNDRERRPRAAGTEAVDIKCPEDESPRKRHKPATLPRSSARSRPPLLSFFTSDSGTKIPRGLKTSLSRGGNSSTRIPDRFIPSRTLSSNTVERFRTSKSPHELTTPEKLLRHNSATEDAFSSHRRVVATNTFDIGPRARSNRAASRNRVGSVLGPVNTNASYRQDRQFSLGSIWAVGGLAPPAETAVNNGRGHLMRSGTNARLFRTSFPTIKPKAEEEREKHEARLATALGLDRAARVLDVNIIPRQTQSKEERSNKSHTQWTGTEWVKEGPSPKQQKKKQENRTLPTAPFKVLDAPNLRDDFYCSILSYSATCRTLAVGLGDLLYGWSESRGVRLLNAGTQDDCHLTSVAFSSADGHKAILAYGRSNKTLGLMSLLDDADPATSRAAPIPRFEVLHPSPIACLSWKPSCTMRPSGCPSTPGVLVATEDLLVGDEAGRVWYYSVEWPDRWEVERHNWQGQLTLLARIDVHSQQICGLSWSPNGDRFATGGNDNLCCLFETQKVLDMNYARRNMGRVRHTEISQHSHTQGDSESSSATEIATEIRTTPRPASVIPVLKPGDERYRWLHRAAVKAIAFCPWQEGLVATGGGSNDKCIHFFHTTSGAALATISVAAQVTSLIWSTTRREIAATFGYAQPEHSVRIAVFSWPDCRQVAAVPWAGEHRALYAIPYPSGPNDARKSGNSGGRARGSNRTAMEGCIMVASSDKSVKFHEVWTADKKATTGGVGMLGGSDILESLEGIDREGDVIR comes from the exons ATGggcaacgacaacagcaatCGTGGCTCACGAGCCTTCGTTCCTGGGCCCACAGGCACAATGACATTTCACACGCCTTTTCCCCTGCTCCAAGAAGCCCAACGTCAATATCACGTCTGTGGCTCACCTTATGAGTCCCCTCACAGCTCCTCCGACTCTGGCTACGGCTCGGCTCCCCCAACTCCAATCACACCCCACAAGAAGAGGACTCTCATCGAGGCCGACTACCTTTGGAGACTGGGCGATAGGAATCTCTCGGATCAAGAAAACTTCTCCGAGTCTGACGATAAGAACACATCAGATCAGGAATACAAGCTAGAAGCCTACAATGACAGGGAAAGACGTCCTCGTGCAGCCGGCACAGAAGCAGTAGACATCAAGTGTCCCGAAGATGAAAGCCCTAGGAAGCGCCATAAGCCCGCGACATTACCCAGGAGCTCAGCTCGCTCTCGTCCACCTCTTCTGTCCTTCTTTACTTCCGACTCTGGTACCAAGATCCCGCGGGGCCTTAAGACCAGCCTAAGCCGCGGTGGAAACAGTTCGACTCGCATTCCTGACCGCTTCATCCCCTCGAGGACACTCTCATCAAACACCGTCGAAAGGTTTCGCACCAGCAAGTCGCCACACGAGTTGACCACACCTGAGAAACTTCTTCGTCACAATTCGGCCACTGAGGATGCCTTTTCTAGTCATCGCAGAGTTGTGGCGACCAACACCTTCGATATTGGGCCGCGAGCCCGCTCAAACAGAGCAGCAAGTCGGAACAGAG TAGGCAGCGTTCTCGGCCCCGTCAATACAAACGCAAGTTACCGCCAAGATAGGCAATTCAGCCTTGGCTCAATATGGGCCGTTGGTGGTCTTGCCCCGCCCGCAGAGACAGCAGTTAACAACGGCCGTGGCCATTTGATGAGGAGTGGTACAAACGCCAGGCTTTTTCGGACGTCATTCCCGACCATCAAGCCAAAAGCCGAGGAAGAACGTGAGAAACACGAAGCCCGACTGGCAACTGCCTTGGGTCTTGATCGCGCGGCCCGGGTTCTGGACGTCAACATCATTCCCCGCCAAACCCAAAGCAAAGAGGAACGGTCTAACAAATCACACACACAATGGACCGGAACAGAATGGGTCAAGGAAGGACCGTCTCCAA AGcaacagaaaaagaaacaagaaaaCAGGACATTGCCGACCGCTCCTTTCAA GGTTCTCGATGCCCCCAACTTACGAGACGATTTTTACTGCTCAATCCTATCCTATTCCGCGACTTGTCGGACTCTAGCTGTCGGCCTGGGTGATCTTCTTTACGGCTGGTCGGAGTCCCGCGGAGTTCGTCTGCTCAATGCTGGAACCCAGGACGACTGCCATTTAACCAGTGTTGCTTTTTCTTCGGCAGATGGCCACAAAGCTATTTTGGCCTACGGTCGGTCTAACAAAACTTTAGGACTGATGTCTTTGCTCGACGACGCAGATCCCGCAACCTCGCGTGCTGCCCCAATTCCGCGTTTTGAGGTTCTTCATCCTTCACCTATTGCTTGCTTGAGTTGGAAACCATCATGCACCATGCGGCCCTCAGGCTGTCCCTCAACACCCGGCGTGCTCGTTGCCACTGAGGATTTGCTTGTGGGAGATGAGGCAGGTCGTGTTTGGTACTATTCTGTTGAGTGGCCGGACAGGTGGGAAGTTGAGCGTCATAACTGGCAAGGACAGCTGACGCTGCTGGCCCGCATCGACGTACACTCTCAACAAATTTGCGGCTTATCCTGGTCACCCAACGGCGATCGCTTTGCTACAGGAGGCAATGATAACCTGTGTTGTCTGTTCGAAACGCAAAAGGTTCTAGACATGAACTACGCACGCCGTAACATGGGACGCGTACGGCACACTGAAATATCGCAGCACTCTCATACGCAAGGAGATTCAGAGAGTTCGTCAGCAACAGAGATCGCCACAGAGATCCGTACAACTCCCAGGCCCGCCAGCGTGATTCCAGTCCTCAAGCCAGGAGACGAACGATACAGGTGGCTGCATAGAGCTGCAGTCAAAGCAATTGCGTTTTGTCCGTGGCAGGAGGGTTTGGTGGCAACTGGAGGCGGATCAAACGATAAGTGCATTCATTTCTTTCATACGACTTCTGGCGCCGCCCTTGCAACTATATCTGTGGCTGCGCAAGTCACAAGTCTGATCTGGTCCACGACCCGACGCGAGATTGCCGCTACCTTTGGTTACGCTCAACCGGAACACTCGGTGCGGATTGCTGTCTTCTCTTGGCCCGACTGCCGCCAAGTTGCTGCTGTTCCCTGGGCTGGGGAGCACCGAGCTCTCTATGCAATTCCTTATCCCAGCGGACCTAATGATGCTCGCAAATCGGGGAACAGCGGAGGTAGGGCGCGAGGCTCCAACCGCACCGCGATGGAAGGCTGCATTATGGTTGCATCGAGCGATAAGAGCGTCAAGTTTCACGAGGTATGGACGGCGGACAAGAAAGCCACAACCGGAGGGGTGGGCATGCTTGGTGGCAGTGATATCTTGGAGAGCTTGGAAGGCATCGATAGAGAAGGTGACGTGATCCGGTGA
- a CDS encoding SNARE complex subunit, producing MSNPNALLLLADHIKLSLLERQRAKTLKLSSDTQDGHISRSLDQFREGLESVRAEHQRLHEAGDEAKASTLNDTLSSLQKQFDDLTSQFHGYASPATTSTLTQPNDPSLAQDFAHAQSSKPIAASTTTPPPIQRRASKTVRFSSPNSDLEAQASAANKSARSQLFPYRDDPVLDDDSAGYRDTIDGHDMDNTQIHAYHQRILEEQDAQLDALGASISRQRELSMQIGDELDNQVTMLDESERAVDRHQNALDRARDRVGRFARAANNSGEGKQMGIILALIIILVLLIIILK from the exons ATGTCGAATCCCAatgccctcctccttctcgctgACCACATCAAGCTGTCGCTTCTTGAACGGCAAAGGGCAAAGACGTTGAAGCTGTCGAGCGACACCCAAGATGGCCATATTTCCCGATCACTTGACCAGTTTCGTGAGGGTCTTGAATCTGTCCGAGCCGAGCATCAGCGTCTCCATGAAGCCGGCGACGAAGC AAAGGCCTCCACGCTGAACGATACGCTCTCGTCGCTCCAAAAACAGTTTGACGACCTCACCTCCCAATTCCACGGCTACGCTTCGCCTGCTACCACCTCAACGCTCACCCAACCCAACGACCCTTCTCTCGCCCAAGACTTCGCCCATGCCCAATCCTCGAAACCCATAGCCGCGTCCACGACGACTCCCCCGCCCATACAGCGTCGTGCCTCCAAGACTGTCCGTTTCTCGTCACCCAACAGTGACCTCGAAGCCCAAGCCTCTGCCGCCAACAAGTCTGCTCGCTCTCAGCTATTTCCATACCGCGATGACCCCGTCTTGGATGACGACTCAGCTGGCTATCGCGACACCATCGATGGGCACGATATGGACAACACTCAGATACACGCCTATCATCAGCGGATTCTGGAAGAGCAGGACGCCCAACTTGACGCTCTAGGAGCTAGCATCTCACGGCAACGCGAGCTGAGCATGCAAATTGGCGATGAGTTGGACAACCAGGTCACGATGCTCGATGAGAGCGAACGGGCGGTGGATAGGCATCAAAATGCCTTGGATCGAGCAAGGGATCGGGTGGGCCGTTTTGCGAGGGCAGCAAACAACAGCGGAGAGGGAAAGCAGATGGGCATCATCCTGGCACTGATCATCATTTTGGTGCTTCTGATTATTATACTCAAGTGA
- a CDS encoding WD repeat containing protein 48 yields MAKKARQRISYVLELPNSSPGGHRLGVNGLAVDRDNAILYSGGRDGTVCAWDVPPDCIAPISSHSAVVDTSSSRANARPKQTTRFRAQTQAHTHWINDLALAQQHSAVVSASSDLLVKVWRPHGSDATEPATIGQHADYVKCVATPSQSTNWVASGGLDRKIYLWDLSGAGKRLEIDVSGEEVREKGSVYALAVNHSILASGGPESVVRLWDPKTGKRITKFVGHTDNIRAILVNSSGDMVMTASSDQTVKVWSVTAGRCMHTLTMHNDSVWSLFAEDPELGVFYSSDRSGLVVKTDVRGTLHDLDDGLSVAVAQEHDGVSKVVACGNSVWTATSRSSINRWQSVDTTADIQLPGGFRPQRASVVSTRSRENTFQSGPTMSTGSPTQKREIPAKSILRISNTASFPLAPSRDGAESVATHTRKGSEVITDPAVSVVEPIYHLPEETIEGQFGLVKHRLLNDRRRVLTLDTAGDVVLWDLIKCKPIKSFGKRHLEDVEPEVNTLEAVAPWCSIDISSGNLTVVLEPFNCFDAEAYADELTLEEPVEFREDQRINLGKWILRYLFANLIDEEIRRDEAHRHRLNEVSQQRAAVGRVNPALSIIIPPPPGGIDSQVTTPRANGFRFPPVTPGFAIGLATPASPMGPRAEFGTPFSPLDRFSSQLSNRPSAERLDYFSDAINAPDADANKTAQTPAPVAESRASEDKTGKTSTENGKEKDKEKDKDKEVKSPSTPFGKKFRMNMSFGGKKLGRSASNAVADKPVVVDEKAEESESSSNHEKEFADSFHGVIQKIHNEYEKQLIENPDTVVETRICPSLPNDTPVLKLPKGTKVIIQEETSGGSAELYRGTVESVGADVDIIEQKGPQWLGEVLLLNVIPPKDPVKVSFVLYPWQDTLPALTVADGNNRLNANRMLRVKKILAYVAERIDPPADPENPDSDAMKPEEYLELYCNEQLLPNTMSLATLRAHVWKGGNDIVLHYKANGKKEILFPSVPSPNVTDGSQRQSQDSPSAAGTAAGQGQVGQAVAAAA; encoded by the exons ATGGCCAAAAAGGCTCGCCAAAGAATAAGCTATG TTCTCGAGCTCCCAAACTCCTCACCTGGTGGCCATCGGCTCGGCGTGAATGGTCTCGCCGTCGATCGCGACAATGCTATTCT CTACTCCGGCGGCCGTGACGGTACAGTATGCGCTTGGGACGTCCCTCCCGACTGCATTGCCCCGATTTCCTCCCACTCCGCCGTTGTCGATACCTCGTCCTCGCGCGCCAATGCCAGGCCCAAGCAGACGACCAGATTCCGTGCCCAAACACAAGCGCATACACATTGGATCAACGATCTCGCTTTAGCCCAACAACATTCCGCCGTGGTGTCTGCCTCGTCCGATCTCCTTGTCAAAGTATGGCGACCCCACGGAAGCGACGCCACAGAACCAGCCACCATTGGCCAGCACGCCGATTACGTTAAGTGCGTTGCGACACCGTCACAGTCCACCAACTGGGTAGCCTCGGGTGGCCTCGACCGGAAAATATATCTCTGGGACTTGTCAGGCGCCGGCAAGCGACTAGAGATCGATGTCAGTGGCGAGGAGGTGCGAGAGAAGGGTAGCGTTTATGCCTTGGCCGTCAACCACTCCATCCTCGCCAGCGGTGGTCCCGAGAGCGTGGTTCGCCTATGGGATCCCAAGACGGGCAAGCGCATCACCAAATTCGTCGGTCATACCGACAACATCCGGGCCATTCTGGTCAACTCTTCGGGCGACATGGTCATGACGGCTAGTTCCGACCAGACGGTCAAGGTTTGGAGCGTCACGGCAGGCAGGTGTATGCACACACTCACCATGCATAATGACAGTGTATGGTCTCTGTTTGCCGAAGACCCTGAACTCGGCGTCTTCTACAGTAGTGATCGGTCAGGCTTGGTGGTCAAAACCGATGTGCGAGGCACCTTGCATGATTTGGACGATGGCCTGTCTGTGGCCGTCGCACAGGAGCATGATGGCGTGAGCAAGGTTGTCGCTTGTGGAAACTCTGTGTGGACGGCGACGTCACGGTCATCGATCAACCGTTGGCAGAGCGTCGACACAACCGCTGACATTCAGCTCCCAGGGGGGTTCCGGCCTCAGAGGGCCTCCGTTGTGTCGACGAGGAGCAGGGAAAATACTTTCCAGTCTGGACCCACTATGTCAACAGGGTCACCTACCCAAAAGCGGGAGATTCCGGCCAAGTCCATTTTGCGCATCTCGAACACGGCCTCCTTCCCGCTTGCTCCCAGTCGAGATGGGGCAGAATCGGTTGCAACACATACACGAAAAGGATCTGAAGTAATCACAGACCCCGCGGTAAGCGTAGTCGAGCCGATATACCATCTGCCGGAAGAAACGATTGAGGGCCAGTTTGGCCTGGTTAAGCACCGTCTTCTGAATGACAGGCGGCGGGTCCTAACACTGGACACGGCTGGGGATGTAGTGTTGTGGGATTTGATCAAA TGTAAACCCATCAAGAGTTTTGGAAAGAGGCATTTGGAGGATGTAGAACCCGAGGTCAATACCCTGGAGGCCGTGGCTCCATGGTGCTCAATAGACATCAGCTCGGGCAACTTAACAGTAGTCCTAGAGCCATTTAACTGCTTTGACGCCGAGGCGTATGCCGATGAGCTCACGCTCGAAGAGCCCGTGGAGTTTCGGGAAGACCAGAGGA TAAATCTTGGAAAGTGGATTCTACGGTATCTCTTTGCGAACCTGATAGATGAAGAGATCCGACGCGATGAGGCACACAGACACAGGTTGAACGAAGTATCACAACAACGGGCAGCCGTCGGGAGGGTGAATCCCGCACTATCGATAATaatccctcctccgccgggTGGCATTGACTCGCAGGTTACAACGCCGCGGGCAAACGGCTTCCGGTTCCCTCCTGTGACTCCAGGGTTCGCAATCGGACTCGCTACTCCAGCCTCGCCCATGGGACCAAGAGCGGAATTTGGAACGCCGTTCAGTCCCCTCGACAGGTTTTCGTCGCAACTTTCGAATAGGCCATCTGCAGAACGACTCGACTACTTTTCAGACGCCATCAACGCACCAGACGCAGACGCAAACAAGACAGCACAAACTCCGGCGCCGGTTGCAGAGTCTCGAGCGTCAGAAGATAAGACCGGAAAGACGTCAACCGAGAacggaaaagagaaagacaaggagaaggataagGACAAGGAAGTTAAGAGCCCCAGCACGCCGTTTGGAAAGAAGTTCCGGATGAACATGTCCTTTGGCGGTAAAAAGCTCGGTCGCTCAGCTTCCAATGCCGTTGCCGATAAGCCGGTCGTAGTAGAcgagaaggccgaggagtCCGAATCTTCTTCCAACCACGAGAAGGAATTCGCCGATAGCTTCCACGGTGTTATCCAGAAGATTCACAACGAGTACGAGAAGCAACTAATCGAAAATCCCGACACGGTGGTCGAAACACGCATCTGCCCCAGCCTACCCAACGATACGCCGGTGCTCAAACTGCCCAAGGGCACCAAGGTGATCATCCAGGAGGAGACGTCAGGCGGCTCAGCCGAGTTGTATCGGGGGACCGTGGAATCTGTGGGTGCGGACGTGGACATCATCGAGCAAAAGGGCCCCCAGTGGCTCGGCGAGGTTTTGTTGCTGAACGTCATTCCACCCAAAGATCCTGTCAAGGTGTCGTTTGTACTGTACCCGTGGCAGGATACGTTGCCGGCCCTCACGGTGGCGGACGGGAACAATCGCCTGAACGCGAATAGGATGCTGAGGGTGAAGAAGATACTGGCGTACGTGGCAGAGAGGATCGACCCGCCTGCTGACCCGGAGAATCCGGACTCAGACGCGATGAAGCCCGAGGAGTACTTGGAGCTGTACTGCAATGAACAG CTCTTGCCAAACACCATGAGTCTCGCAACCCTTCGCGCACACGTCTGGAAGGGCGGTAATGATATTGTCCTTCATTACAAAGCCaacggaaagaaagagattCTATTCCCGTCGGTACCATCTCCCAACGTTACCGATGGCAGCCAACGCCAGAGTCAGGACTCCCCATCAGCCGCCGGGACAGCAGCCGGACAGGGACAAGTCG